A region of Solanum dulcamara chromosome 7, daSolDulc1.2, whole genome shotgun sequence DNA encodes the following proteins:
- the LOC129893832 gene encoding auxin-responsive protein SAUR32-like — protein MNMENNIPSNNLVRSSNKIRQIVRLQQLLKKWKKIAAASPSSTHLQRNNSINKFLKKTLSFSDKDHKEDNINNNVHVVPKGCLAVLCVGKEGEEKRFVIPMSYLAHHSFQLLLREAEEEFGFQQQGILKVPCQVSLFQNILKTIQYETPLPPPSKQPNHDDINNDDNIIHNVGCCSPENHQQHIMPPQMCTT, from the coding sequence ATGAATATGGAGAATAATATTCCATCAAACAATCTTGTTAGGTCTAGTAATAAGATCAGACAAATAGTTAGGCTTCAGCAGCTGCTCAAGAAATGGAAGAAGATTGCAGCTGCATCCCCCTCTTCTACTCACCTTCAACGCAATAATAGCATCAATAAATTCCTCAAGAAAACCCTTTCATTTTCAGACAAGGATCACAAGGAGGACAACATTAATAATAATGTGCATGTGGTTCCCAAAGGGTGCCTTGCAGTACTATGTGTTGGCAAGGAAGGGGAAGAGAAGAGATTCGTGATCCCAATGAGCTACTTGGCCCACCATTCATTTCAACTCCTCTTGAGAGAAGCTGAAGAAGAGTTTGGTTTTCAACAACAGGGAATACTCAAGGTTCCTTGTCAAGTCTCCCTCTTTCAAAACATTCTCAAAACCATACAATATGAGACCCCACTCCCACCACCTTCTAAACAACCAAAtcatgatgatattaataatgatgataatatcATTCACAACGTCGGCTGCTGCTCTCCAGAAAATCACCAACAACACATTATGCCTCCTCAAATGTGCACTACTTGA